CATTCAGCAGCCTGGCTGCCATCGATTTGAAGGAACGCACGTAATGCTCTTCGGCATATGCGCCCTGTCCATATAACTCGCGGTAAGGCTGAACCACTTCGGGAAACTGGTGTTTAAGTGTTTCGATATACCATTTCTTCACGTCGCGCGAGAGTCTCAGTAACGAGATCATGGCAAAGGAAACGCCCCTTACCTTCGCCTGCGACAGGAGATCCTTCAGTTCCGACTCCTTATCCGTCAAAAAGGGCAGCACAGGCGCCACAAACAAGCCCGTTCTTATGCCTGCAGCCGATAATCGGTGAATCGTATCGAGCCTGCCCTCCGGATGAGGCGATGCCGGCTCCAGCTTCCGGATGATGTCCCCATTCAGCGTGTTGAGACTTATGTTAACGGACACATTCTCCATTCGGGTCAATATGTCCATATCTCTGAGCACGAGCGGAGAGCGCGTTGTAATGCTTGTGGAGATGCGGTATTTAGCAAGCAGCTTCAAACACTCCCTCGTAATGCCCTCCTTGCTCTCGATCGGCTGGTATGGATCGGTTGCCGTACCGATCGTAACCTGTCCAATAAATCTGCGCATCGCTTCAATATCATGATCAAACTTCCTCGCTGCACTCGATAACTGCTTCTCCAGCGCTTCGGCTGCATTCGACTTCATAAAGATATGGTGCTGAAACTCATCCTCCGCCCCCATGCCGATAAAGGATTGGAACGCACGGGCATAACAAAAGCTGCAGCCATGCCCGCATCCGCGGTACGGATTGATGGACCAATCGAAGGGCATCCTCTCTTCCTTCACTCTGTTTAAAGTCTGTTTGGTAGTTATCCGTTCATATAACGTACGAGCCACTCCTCTTCCTCCCCTCTGATCCTTTACTGCTGTATGTTGAACTATTTCATATTTTAACAAACATGTGTTCTTATTATAAGTGGATTTTACTGGATTTACAAATAAACCTCCAGCAACACCTTATACGAAAAGGTTGAACCCGGTCCAATTGTTATTTATAATTAATATATATATATCATGTGATATGTATCGACTGTTTCACATATAAATAATCTAAGGAGTTGCAGACAGCAATGGCACCAAAAACGAAGTTCACCAAACAAGATATCGTGCTAGCCGCATTTGACATTGCTCAGACGGATGGAATCGAGTCCATTACGATTCGAAAAGTAGCCGAACGACTGGGCAGCTCCATCGCGCCAATCTATGTCAATTTCAACGATGCTGAAGAACTGGTTCAACAGGTCGTCGAAAAGGCCTTTCAGGTGGCCAGAGGGTTGATTGCAGAGCAGCAATCCGGTCAGCCGTTCCGGGATATCGGCATGGCAAGTCTGCGATTTGCGAAGGAATACCCTGTACTCTACCGGGATTTGATCATGAAGAACAATCCCCATATGAAGAATACCCCGGAACAAATTCGTGAGGTTATCGGGTTAATGAAGTTGGACCCGGAGCTTGCGGGATTTTCTGATCAGGAACTGCAATCGATTTTTTTGAAAATGCAAACCTTTCAGACAGGTCTCTGTGTCATGCTAGCCAATGATTTGTTCACCGAGAGCGTGGATGACGACAGGATGATCCATATGATGGACGAAGCCGCTGAGGATTTCATTCGTGCCGCTCGTTTGCGGAAACAGCAAGAGACATGAATCTGCATAAGGTATCGATAAATTAGGATCCATGGGAGGTATATGGAGAATGGGAAGAGCCCTGGAGCAGTCGCTTCTGGATAAATGGTTGGCTCAGATCGCCAATAAAAGAAATGTGTTTAGCACGGTTTTGTGCGTCGAGGACCAGAAGCAATCACTCTCCCTTGTCAGCAGCGGCGGGGAGATGCAGACTGAGGACCGCTATTTCATTGCCAGCGTGACTAAATTGTATGTGACAGCCGTAATCTTGAAGTTACGAGCGGAGCAGCGGCTTGGGCTCGATGATCCCATCAGCGAGTACCTTTCAAAAGAGATCATCGCGGGACTCCATATGATGGAGAACAGGGATTACACCGAAGAAATTACCGTCAAACAGTTAATGTCCAATACGTCAGGCATCCCGGACTATTTTTCAGGAGACGTCTTCTCGGAGCTCATCGCCGGGCATGATCAGGCTTGGAGTCTGGACAAAACATTGAATGCAGCGAGACGGCGAAAGCCTAAATTCATACCGGGACAGCAGAAAAAAGCCCAATATTCCGACA
Above is a window of Paenibacillus sp. FSL K6-1330 DNA encoding:
- a CDS encoding radical SAM protein; the encoded protein is MARTLYERITTKQTLNRVKEERMPFDWSINPYRGCGHGCSFCYARAFQSFIGMGAEDEFQHHIFMKSNAAEALEKQLSSAARKFDHDIEAMRRFIGQVTIGTATDPYQPIESKEGITRECLKLLAKYRISTSITTRSPLVLRDMDILTRMENVSVNISLNTLNGDIIRKLEPASPHPEGRLDTIHRLSAAGIRTGLFVAPVLPFLTDKESELKDLLSQAKVRGVSFAMISLLRLSRDVKKWYIETLKHQFPEVVQPYRELYGQGAYAEEHYVRSFKSMAARLLNEYELNGLTSEASAAAVSKAGAIESVTSQQNGTQVEGARDHLLSVGDLVAPAQPRKLPQPAAPVSGEELMPDVEQLSFPF
- a CDS encoding TetR/AcrR family transcriptional regulator, yielding MAPKTKFTKQDIVLAAFDIAQTDGIESITIRKVAERLGSSIAPIYVNFNDAEELVQQVVEKAFQVARGLIAEQQSGQPFRDIGMASLRFAKEYPVLYRDLIMKNNPHMKNTPEQIREVIGLMKLDPELAGFSDQELQSIFLKMQTFQTGLCVMLANDLFTESVDDDRMIHMMDEAAEDFIRAARLRKQQET